One Lucilia cuprina isolate Lc7/37 chromosome 4, ASM2204524v1, whole genome shotgun sequence DNA segment encodes these proteins:
- the LOC124419402 gene encoding E3 ubiquitin-protein ligase RNF26-like, with protein MVYPKNKTCSDMEPYEDVFEELVYLEEKIEEDDVEDHIEPRNIEIKLCFVCVNEEPNTLFLPCKHMKMCYQCFLKLQAQAIVNNGQLNCPVCRQAVVETMQVFL; from the coding sequence ATGGTATacccaaaaaacaaaacatgctcAGACATGGAACCATATGAAGATGTGTTTGAAGAATTAGTCTACTTGGAAGAGAAAATTGAAGAAGACGATGTAGAAGATCATATAGAACCACGCAACATagaaattaaattgtgtttCGTCTGTGTAAATGAAGAGCCTAATACTTTGTTTTTGCCATGTAAACACATGAAAATGTGTTATCAATGTTTCCTTAAATTACAAGCTCAGGCTATTGTCAACAATGGTCAATTAAATTGTCCAGTATGCCGTCAGGCTGTGGTAGAAACCATGcaagtatttttgtaa